Proteins from one Chroococcidiopsis sp. CCMEE 29 genomic window:
- a CDS encoding DUF1499 domain-containing protein, whose product MKLFAGKRSNNLGVRDGKLAACPNTPNCVSSQSSDAVHQVEPLTYSSTPEKALANLKQVIQSLPKTKIITETQNYVYAEFTSAIMGFVDDVEFYLDEEAKVFHVRSASRLGKSDLGVNRKRIESIRTKLQETESMV is encoded by the coding sequence ATGAAATTGTTTGCAGGAAAGAGATCCAATAATTTGGGTGTTCGAGACGGTAAATTAGCAGCGTGTCCCAATACACCCAACTGCGTTTCTAGCCAAAGCTCAGATGCAGTCCATCAAGTAGAGCCTTTGACTTATAGCTCTACTCCTGAAAAGGCACTTGCCAACCTAAAGCAAGTTATCCAAAGCTTACCGAAAACAAAAATCATCACTGAAACCCAAAATTATGTCTATGCAGAATTTACGAGTGCGATTATGGGGTTTGTGGATGATGTGGAATTTTATCTAGATGAAGAGGCAAAAGTGTTTCATGTTCGTTCAGCTTCTCGGCTGGGGAAATCTGATTTAGGAGTAAACCGCAAAAGGATAGAGAGTATCCGGACAAAACTACAAGAAACAGAAAGTATGGTGTAG
- a CDS encoding HAMP domain-containing sensor histidine kinase produces the protein MTHEKMLKRVRAEREWRAAIAAMEQLLLQSIELEKLSVTDSSLPEQGLLLAGPVPVLSHKVLLSSLQTGIFTAEWLKLEASRPFQLPPATATSLAENAAIASELELNASSVVPLIPGDPLVAEQFCLVLTAKFSLVLVLGEDTSGVPAFMFSFEPVVVQQAWRSLRARVMLTSAHFLASQLDNLVEQYYPVAPDYRTVTQFSRLLLKHLPDVEEARGEGREARGERRETEEYSSHLTHQPSSRPDVELLQAFAHEVRTPLTTIRTLIRLLLKRRDLATDVLKRLETIDSECMEQIDRMELLFRAAELETSKVNNSSAYLTAMSLEQVLQQSIPRWQQRARRRNLTLEVVLPQQLPTVVSDPRMLDQVLTGLIESFTRSLPAGSHIEVQVIPAGHQLKLQLLSQFQSEDSSKAADSFPVPPIRKSLGQLLTFQPETGNISLNLTATKHLFQAIGGKLIVRQRPDQGEVLTIFLPLEVKHTDFPSQRKGIVNQPVG, from the coding sequence ATGACCCATGAAAAAATGCTCAAGCGTGTCAGGGCAGAACGGGAGTGGCGTGCAGCGATCGCAGCAATGGAACAACTGCTGCTACAAAGCATTGAGTTAGAAAAGTTATCGGTGACAGATAGTTCCTTGCCTGAGCAGGGATTGCTACTAGCTGGTCCAGTGCCCGTTTTGAGTCACAAGGTCCTACTTTCCAGCTTGCAGACAGGAATTTTTACCGCCGAGTGGTTGAAATTAGAAGCCAGTAGACCATTTCAACTCCCCCCAGCAACAGCGACGTCGCTGGCAGAAAATGCTGCGATCGCATCTGAACTTGAACTCAATGCTAGCTCAGTAGTGCCCTTGATACCAGGCGATCCCTTGGTAGCAGAACAGTTTTGTCTAGTTTTGACAGCCAAGTTTAGTTTGGTGCTGGTTTTAGGAGAAGACACCAGTGGTGTCCCAGCATTTATGTTTTCCTTTGAGCCAGTAGTGGTTCAACAAGCATGGCGATCGCTTCGGGCACGGGTAATGCTCACCAGTGCCCATTTCCTTGCTTCCCAGCTAGATAACTTAGTAGAACAATATTATCCAGTCGCACCCGATTACCGAACGGTAACGCAGTTTAGCCGCTTGTTACTGAAGCATTTACCAGATGTAGAAGAGGCGAGAGGCGAGGGGCGAGAGGCGAGAGGCGAGAGGCGAGAGACGGAAGAATATTCCTCACACCTCACACATCAACCCTCATCCCGTCCAGATGTGGAATTGCTACAGGCGTTTGCTCACGAAGTCCGCACACCTCTAACGACGATTCGCACCCTCATCCGGTTACTGCTGAAGCGCCGGGATCTGGCAACAGATGTGCTCAAGCGTTTAGAAACTATTGATAGCGAGTGTATGGAGCAAATTGACCGCATGGAGTTGCTTTTCCGGGCAGCTGAACTGGAAACATCAAAGGTTAACAATTCAAGCGCTTACTTGACAGCAATGTCTTTGGAGCAGGTTTTGCAACAAAGCATTCCCCGCTGGCAGCAACGTGCAAGGCGGCGAAATTTGACTTTAGAGGTTGTGCTGCCACAACAACTGCCAACTGTAGTCAGCGATCCAAGAATGTTGGATCAAGTGCTTACAGGCTTGATTGAGAGCTTCACCCGCAGCTTACCCGCAGGAAGCCATATTGAGGTGCAAGTTATTCCAGCTGGACACCAGTTGAAGTTACAACTTTTATCCCAATTCCAGTCTGAAGACAGCAGTAAAGCGGCAGACAGTTTCCCAGTGCCACCAATCCGGAAATCCCTTGGTCAATTACTGACGTTCCAACCTGAAACAGGTAACATTAGTCTCAATCTCACAGCGACAAAGCATCTATTTCAAGCGATTGGTGGGAAACTGATTGTGCGGCAACGACCCGACCAAGGAGAAGTGTTAACCATTTTCCTACCTCTAGAGGTCAAGCATACAGACTTTCCCAGTCAACGCAAAGGAATTGTTAACCAACCTGTGGGTTAA
- a CDS encoding fibronectin type III domain-containing protein: MHRRSISRTLLTAAVVLVLFCLTLLMVLSTGQQMTTSPPQLLSVPFLQLPTENSVRVVWFTEFAGSNHQVTYGQNLNQIAVATTTKLSRSREDQNSRVGDQIQDGQVYKQPIMRDIWRHEAEVTGLSPGTRVPYHVTSVREDEESVSSAEFTLAANPTPNTPLKILLTSDHQLKPMTAANLQKVVETVGRVDGVFFVGDLVNIPDRASEWFDDNRGGAFFPCLQGRAKYELEKDDVKTAYTGGEIIQHAPLFTAIGNHEVMGRRKSGSLNDEFDDPVPRTVAQQIKPHPTETVSDRWLKDNSFNTDTYEEIFTLPKNSPGGKTYYAITFGDVRLVVLYATNMWRTPNLDAGARGKYQEREQDLNNPQQWGYGQHIFEAIAKGSPQYNWLEQELNSSEFQQAKYKVVMLHHPPHSLGGNIVPAYTDPVQIIDRDRDGRIKAVRHEYPKSADYIIRDVVPLLEAAGVQLVFYGHSHLWNRFISPSGMHFLETSNVGNSYGAHRGDNPREVPAGYEQDYIPTGDPNGLEPIMPTIAPLLGKEGKPLPYLASNDITVFSIFDTATGTVSSYRFDTRKPESEVLKFDEFQLN, encoded by the coding sequence ATGCACAGACGCTCGATCAGTCGTACTTTACTCACAGCGGCTGTAGTGCTTGTACTCTTCTGCCTTACCCTATTAATGGTGCTATCAACAGGGCAGCAAATGACAACATCCCCACCTCAGTTGCTGAGTGTTCCATTTCTGCAACTGCCAACTGAAAACTCAGTGCGGGTTGTTTGGTTTACCGAGTTTGCTGGTTCTAACCATCAAGTCACCTATGGTCAAAATCTGAATCAGATTGCGGTTGCAACGACTACCAAACTTAGCCGCAGTCGTGAGGATCAAAATTCTAGAGTCGGTGACCAGATCCAAGACGGTCAGGTTTACAAACAACCAATAATGCGTGACATCTGGCGGCACGAGGCTGAGGTGACTGGGCTGTCTCCTGGCACCCGTGTTCCTTATCATGTAACCAGTGTACGGGAAGATGAGGAAAGCGTAAGCAGCGCCGAGTTCACCCTCGCTGCCAATCCGACACCCAACACTCCACTCAAGATTCTGCTGACTTCAGACCATCAACTTAAGCCTATGACCGCTGCTAATCTCCAGAAAGTGGTCGAGACTGTTGGCAGAGTGGATGGAGTTTTCTTCGTCGGGGATTTGGTGAATATTCCCGATCGCGCCTCGGAGTGGTTTGATGACAATCGCGGCGGTGCTTTTTTTCCGTGTCTTCAAGGTCGTGCCAAGTACGAACTGGAAAAAGATGACGTTAAGACAGCCTACACGGGCGGGGAAATCATTCAACACGCCCCACTGTTTACGGCGATCGGCAATCATGAAGTGATGGGTCGTCGCAAGAGTGGCAGCTTAAATGATGAATTTGATGATCCGGTGCCCCGTACAGTTGCCCAGCAAATAAAACCGCATCCAACTGAGACAGTAAGCGATCGCTGGCTGAAGGACAATTCCTTTAATACCGACACTTATGAAGAGATTTTCACCCTACCCAAAAACAGTCCAGGTGGAAAAACTTACTATGCCATTACCTTTGGCGATGTGCGCTTAGTGGTACTTTACGCGACAAATATGTGGCGAACTCCCAACCTTGATGCAGGGGCTAGGGGCAAGTATCAGGAACGAGAGCAGGACTTGAACAATCCCCAGCAGTGGGGCTATGGACAACATATCTTTGAAGCGATCGCTAAAGGCAGCCCCCAATACAACTGGCTGGAGCAAGAACTCAACAGTTCAGAGTTTCAGCAAGCAAAGTACAAAGTTGTGATGTTGCATCATCCGCCCCATTCTTTAGGTGGCAACATTGTTCCAGCATATACTGACCCGGTACAGATAATTGACCGCGATCGGGATGGCAGAATCAAGGCAGTACGTCACGAGTATCCGAAGTCAGCAGATTACATTATTCGTGATGTTGTCCCTCTGTTAGAAGCAGCGGGTGTGCAGCTAGTTTTCTACGGGCATTCGCATTTGTGGAATCGCTTTATTAGCCCGAGTGGGATGCACTTTCTGGAAACATCTAATGTGGGCAACTCTTACGGTGCCCATCGTGGGGACAACCCGCGAGAAGTGCCAGCTGGATATGAGCAGGACTATATTCCAACAGGCGATCCAAATGGACTAGAGCCAATAATGCCGACAATTGCACCCCTACTAGGTAAGGAGGGTAAGCCGCTGCCGTACCTTGCCAGTAATGACATCACGGTGTTTAGCATTTTCGATACGGCAACTGGTACTGTAAGCAGCTACCGCTTTGATACTCGCAAGCCTGAGTCAGAGGTGCTGAAGTTTGATGAATTCCAGCTGAATTGA